The Bacillus sp. (in: firmicutes) genome includes a region encoding these proteins:
- a CDS encoding DUF309 domain-containing protein translates to MVPEPFIEYLIHFHGDRDYFECHEVLEEYWKEQKGSKTSIWVGFIQLAVGQYHYRRNNVKGAKRMFLNSLHIFRQHRAIIRSLGISPDQLEQLVNKLLLRLQKGLPYESINLPIVEPSIEGVCIEECKKRKLIWQTPSDLSNTYLIHRHSLRDRQDVVEARLESLQKKRRKKQ, encoded by the coding sequence ATGGTTCCTGAGCCGTTTATTGAATATCTAATACATTTTCATGGCGACCGTGATTATTTTGAATGCCACGAAGTGCTAGAAGAATATTGGAAAGAACAAAAAGGGTCAAAAACTTCTATCTGGGTTGGTTTTATTCAACTAGCGGTTGGCCAATATCACTATCGACGTAACAATGTTAAAGGGGCTAAACGAATGTTTCTAAACTCCTTACACATTTTTCGTCAACACCGCGCCATCATTAGGTCACTTGGAATCTCCCCTGATCAACTCGAGCAACTTGTCAATAAATTGTTATTACGGTTACAAAAAGGGCTTCCTTATGAAAGCATTAACCTACCGATTGTAGAACCAAGCATAGAAGGGGTATGTATCGAAGAATGTAAAAAACGAAAACTTATATGGCAAACGCCTAGCGATTTATCAAATACGTACCTTATCCATCGGCATTCCTTGCGCGATCGTCAAGATGTCGTTGAAGCTCGTCTAGAATCTTTACAAAAGAAAAGACGAAAAAAACAATAA
- a CDS encoding spore maturation protein — translation MINIIWVAMFFIGMVFAVINEKLEEVNQAIFQSANEAVTLCIGLLSILVFWLGVMKIAQEAGLLERLTRLFFPIVKRLFPDVPENHPAMGYILSNMVANMFGLGNAATPFGIKAMEQLKRLNGNRDSASRSMITFLAINTSSLTLIPTTVIAIRLNYQSASPTEIVGTTIVATLCSTIAAILIDRYFYYRRKQKGGE, via the coding sequence ATGATTAATATCATCTGGGTCGCCATGTTTTTTATTGGCATGGTCTTTGCGGTGATCAACGAAAAATTAGAGGAAGTCAATCAAGCGATTTTTCAATCAGCAAATGAAGCGGTCACTTTGTGTATCGGCTTGTTAAGCATCCTTGTATTTTGGCTTGGGGTAATGAAGATCGCTCAAGAGGCAGGCTTATTAGAACGGCTTACGCGTTTGTTTTTTCCCATCGTCAAACGACTTTTTCCAGATGTACCAGAAAATCATCCGGCCATGGGGTATATTTTGTCCAATATGGTAGCGAATATGTTTGGATTAGGTAACGCGGCGACACCGTTTGGAATTAAAGCAATGGAACAACTAAAACGATTAAATGGAAATCGCGATTCAGCCAGTCGATCCATGATTACGTTTTTAGCCATTAACACATCTAGTTTGACGCTCATACCAACAACCGTTATTGCGATTCGATTAAATTATCAATCAGCATCCCCTACGGAAATTGTTGGTACAACAATTGTGGCCACCTTATGTTCGACGATCGCAGCTATTTTGATTGACCGATATTTTTACTATCGCAGAAAACAAAAAGGGGGAGAATAA
- the resA gene encoding thiol-disulfide oxidoreductase ResA yields the protein MKKQRLMIRTIILALLAAVVIYTLYANMSKEDQAIVEKGDQAPDFVLQDLEGNSYQLSDFKGQGVFLNFWGTWCKPCEKEMPYMNNQYKKYKDLGVEILAINVGESAFTINKFVEKHQLEFPILVDKDKKVLDRYGVIPLPTTFLIDKNGKVVEVITGTMSEQDVIRYMETIKP from the coding sequence ATGAAAAAACAGCGCCTGATGATTCGGACCATCATACTAGCTCTTCTTGCAGCAGTTGTGATATACACGTTATATGCGAACATGTCTAAAGAAGATCAAGCGATTGTTGAAAAAGGTGATCAAGCCCCTGACTTTGTTTTACAAGACTTAGAAGGTAATAGCTATCAACTATCAGATTTTAAAGGACAAGGGGTCTTTTTAAACTTTTGGGGGACTTGGTGTAAACCGTGTGAAAAAGAAATGCCTTATATGAACAATCAATACAAAAAGTATAAAGATTTAGGTGTAGAAATTTTAGCTATCAATGTCGGTGAATCGGCTTTTACAATTAATAAATTTGTAGAAAAACATCAACTGGAATTTCCAATTCTTGTTGATAAAGATAAAAAAGTATTGGACCGATACGGTGTCATCCCTTTACCGACAACGTTTTTGATCGATAAAAACGGTAAAGTCGTCGAAGTAATTACAGGTACAATGTCAGAACAAGATGTTATACGATACATGGAAACGATTAAACCATAA
- a CDS encoding stage V sporulation protein AE translates to MKKKRVIIVTDGDEYAHRAIEQVAHQIGGRCISQSQGNPTLLTGEEIVHLILQTPYDPVFVMFDDCGYIGEGRGEQALIHVAKDQRIDVLGVIAVASKSSQMEWTKVDVCVNRDGDITPYGVDKDGFEEVELGRLNGDTVYCLDRLNIPIVVGIGDIGKMGHIDDYKKGAPITKKAVNLILERSGNQWSNS, encoded by the coding sequence ATGAAAAAAAAGCGCGTCATTATAGTAACTGATGGAGATGAGTACGCACACCGTGCCATCGAACAAGTGGCGCATCAAATTGGTGGTCGCTGTATCTCCCAATCGCAAGGGAATCCTACATTATTAACCGGTGAAGAAATCGTTCACCTAATCCTTCAGACCCCCTATGACCCTGTTTTTGTCATGTTTGACGATTGTGGTTATATAGGAGAAGGAAGAGGCGAACAAGCGCTAATTCACGTAGCGAAAGATCAACGGATTGACGTGTTAGGGGTGATTGCGGTGGCATCGAAATCTTCACAAATGGAGTGGACGAAAGTAGATGTGTGTGTTAACCGGGACGGAGACATTACACCATATGGGGTTGATAAAGATGGATTTGAAGAAGTGGAATTGGGGAGATTAAATGGGGATACTGTTTACTGTTTAGACCGCTTAAATATTCCCATTGTTGTTGGAATTGGAGATATTGGCAAAATGGGACATATAGATGATTATAAAAAAGGTGCTCCAATCACAAAAAAAGCCGTCAACCTCATTTTAGAAAGGAGTGGCAACCAATGGAGCAACAGCTAA
- a CDS encoding segregation/condensation protein A, with product MEYNVKLDAFEGPLDLLLHLINRFEIDIYDIPMAEITEQYLLYIRTMQELELDVASEYLVMAATLLAIKSKMLLPQHEEMNEELEDVVEEDPREELVERLIEYKKYKEAAKELKERERERGQIFTKPPSDLSDYSQEIEACGADLQVTVYDMLGAFHKLLRRKKLQKPLSTKIAREEISIEQRMDEIREKIISSNRAFYFEELFPSHEREHIVVTFLAILELMKRNEILVEQQTNFAEIVIMAKGGATTVGHH from the coding sequence ATGGAGTATAACGTGAAACTGGATGCCTTTGAAGGGCCGTTAGATTTATTATTACATTTAATTAATCGCTTTGAAATAGATATATATGATATCCCGATGGCAGAGATTACTGAACAATACTTGCTGTACATTCGAACCATGCAAGAATTAGAGTTGGATGTTGCCAGTGAATATTTAGTGATGGCAGCGACTTTATTGGCCATTAAAAGTAAAATGCTGTTACCCCAGCATGAAGAGATGAATGAAGAACTGGAAGACGTAGTCGAAGAAGACCCACGTGAAGAGCTCGTAGAACGGCTCATCGAATATAAAAAGTATAAAGAAGCTGCGAAAGAATTAAAGGAGCGGGAACGTGAACGGGGACAAATCTTTACGAAACCGCCATCCGATTTATCGGATTATAGTCAAGAGATTGAAGCTTGCGGGGCGGACTTGCAGGTGACCGTGTATGATATGTTAGGAGCTTTTCATAAATTGTTACGTCGTAAAAAATTGCAAAAACCACTCTCAACAAAAATTGCCCGCGAAGAAATTTCGATTGAACAGCGCATGGACGAAATTCGTGAAAAAATTATTTCGTCTAATCGAGCGTTTTATTTTGAAGAACTGTTCCCGTCTCATGAACGAGAACATATCGTAGTGACGTTTTTAGCAATCCTCGAATTAATGAAACGGAACGAAATTTTGGTCGAGCAACAAACGAATTTTGCAGAAATAGTAATTATGGCAAAAGGAGGAGCGACAACCGTTGGACATCATTAA
- a CDS encoding stage V sporulation protein AB, producing MTIKILIIAFIGFAGGLAVGAGFVAFLTVLSIIPRLTQLTKTSKFIHVYEGAVILGAISGSISSLWMFHFHLPSWTLIPLGLGNGVFIGMLAAGLTEALNVLPILAKRIGVEERLLILLMAIVLGKMFGSLFQWMFFVKTL from the coding sequence ATGACCATTAAGATTCTTATCATTGCCTTCATCGGTTTTGCAGGTGGTTTAGCCGTTGGTGCTGGATTTGTCGCATTTTTAACGGTTCTGAGTATCATCCCTCGGTTAACACAGCTGACGAAAACAAGCAAGTTTATCCACGTGTATGAAGGGGCCGTAATTTTAGGAGCGATTTCGGGAAGTATCTCTAGCTTGTGGATGTTCCATTTTCATCTTCCTTCCTGGACGTTAATTCCGCTTGGCTTAGGAAATGGTGTCTTTATTGGTATGTTAGCGGCGGGGTTAACAGAAGCGTTAAACGTGTTACCGATTTTGGCGAAGCGAATCGGTGTGGAGGAGCGATTGTTAATCTTATTAATGGCTATCGTGCTCGGTAAAATGTTCGGTTCCCTCTTTCAGTGGATGTTTTTTGTCAAAACTTTATGA
- a CDS encoding spore maturation protein has product MVLFSTFSLMLIPFLVGFILLYGTFKKVPTYEAFVEGGKEGIKIAVSIIPYLVGMLVAISVFRVSGALDFFVQLLQPVLSAIGVPAEIVPLAIIRPISGTAALGMMSDLIATYGPDSFIGRIASTLQGSTDTTLYVLTVYFGAVGIKKMGDALKVGLLADLVGIIAAIVVVTLVFG; this is encoded by the coding sequence ATGGTGTTGTTTTCAACCTTTTCCCTCATGCTTATCCCTTTTCTAGTCGGCTTTATTTTGTTATACGGGACTTTCAAAAAAGTACCGACGTATGAAGCGTTCGTCGAAGGTGGAAAAGAGGGAATTAAAATTGCTGTTTCCATCATTCCTTATTTAGTAGGCATGTTAGTAGCGATTTCTGTTTTTCGGGTTTCGGGAGCCCTCGATTTTTTTGTTCAACTCCTCCAACCGGTTTTATCGGCTATTGGTGTTCCTGCGGAAATAGTTCCGTTAGCTATTATCCGACCAATTTCTGGAACAGCCGCTTTAGGAATGATGAGTGACCTTATTGCTACGTATGGACCTGATTCGTTCATCGGTCGAATTGCTTCGACACTACAAGGGAGTACGGATACGACCCTCTACGTATTAACGGTTTATTTCGGAGCAGTCGGAATTAAAAAAATGGGCGATGCGTTAAAAGTTGGGTTGCTGGCTGATTTGGTTGGAATTATTGCCGCGATTGTCGTCGTAACACTTGTTTTTGGATAA
- a CDS encoding spore germination protein, whose amino-acid sequence MEQQLKKLPIPENVELVKKFMEDRIGLGVSFDLGVRKIKVLRKDVHFYYVNGLCDTKIMTEVIHELIKVNDSEKLSSQLYKIIENRIVHQSIQTVKTLDELVDQVLSGLLGIVIEGSDEAIIVDVRSYPGRQPEEPDTEKVVRGSRDGYVESIIVNTALTRRRIRDERLRFEIFKIGERSKTDVAIAYIEDVANPDLIQTIKKEIQSIQIDGITMADKTIEEFLVKQGYNPYPLVRYTERADVGATHLLEGHVLIFVDTSPSVIITPTTFFHHVQHVEEYRQSPAVGTFVRWARFIGISLSILLLPLWYLFVLDPSLLPKQLAFIGPNEESNIPVFAQLLIADLGVDFLRIAAIHTPTPLSTAMGLIAAVLIGEIAIDVGLFVPEVILYISIAAIGTFATPSYELSIANKLVRLGLLFSVAFFKVPGFVIGVTLAIILLASIRSLNTPYLWPFIPFHPMAFFQILVRQSVPGSKVRPSIVQPRNRFKQPKHS is encoded by the coding sequence ATGGAGCAACAGCTAAAAAAATTACCAATACCAGAAAACGTTGAACTCGTGAAAAAATTTATGGAAGACCGCATCGGATTAGGAGTGAGTTTCGATTTAGGGGTTCGAAAAATTAAGGTACTCCGGAAAGATGTTCATTTTTATTATGTGAACGGATTATGTGACACCAAAATTATGACTGAGGTAATTCATGAACTAATTAAAGTAAACGATTCAGAAAAATTATCTTCCCAACTATATAAAATTATTGAAAACCGAATTGTTCATCAATCGATACAAACGGTGAAAACGTTAGATGAATTGGTCGATCAAGTTCTTTCCGGATTGTTGGGGATTGTCATCGAAGGGTCCGATGAAGCAATTATCGTTGATGTTCGGAGCTATCCTGGTCGCCAACCGGAAGAGCCAGATACTGAAAAAGTCGTTCGGGGTTCCCGTGATGGATACGTAGAAAGTATTATTGTGAATACTGCCTTAACTAGACGACGAATACGGGATGAACGCTTACGGTTTGAAATTTTTAAAATTGGGGAACGTTCGAAAACCGATGTCGCCATCGCCTATATAGAAGATGTGGCCAATCCTGACTTAATTCAAACGATTAAAAAGGAAATTCAATCGATTCAAATCGACGGAATTACGATGGCAGACAAGACGATTGAAGAGTTTTTAGTTAAACAAGGGTATAACCCTTATCCGCTTGTTCGCTATACCGAACGGGCAGACGTAGGTGCGACTCATTTACTTGAAGGGCATGTGCTCATCTTTGTTGATACATCTCCGAGTGTTATTATTACGCCCACGACATTTTTTCATCATGTCCAACATGTGGAAGAATATCGTCAATCACCAGCTGTAGGGACGTTTGTTCGATGGGCACGATTCATTGGCATATCGCTATCCATCCTCCTTCTCCCATTATGGTATTTGTTTGTGTTAGATCCTTCCCTGCTTCCGAAACAACTAGCGTTTATCGGTCCCAATGAAGAGTCTAACATTCCGGTGTTCGCTCAGTTATTAATCGCCGACTTAGGGGTTGATTTTTTACGAATTGCAGCGATTCATACGCCGACACCATTATCCACTGCAATGGGCTTAATTGCCGCCGTTTTAATCGGTGAAATCGCAATTGATGTCGGATTATTTGTCCCAGAAGTCATTTTATACATTTCTATTGCGGCTATTGGAACATTTGCCACACCAAGCTATGAATTAAGTATCGCCAATAAATTAGTCCGATTAGGGCTATTATTTTCGGTTGCTTTTTTTAAAGTCCCAGGTTTTGTCATAGGAGTCACTTTAGCCATTATTTTACTTGCTTCCATACGATCACTAAATACCCCTTATTTGTGGCCGTTTATTCCTTTTCATCCTATGGCATTTTTTCAAATACTCGTTCGACAATCCGTTCCTGGCTCCAAAGTGCGCCCAAGCATTGTGCAGCCGAGAAATCGGTTTAAACAACCAAAACATTCATAA
- a CDS encoding rRNA pseudouridine synthase, whose protein sequence is MERLQKVIAHAGIASRRKAEQLIKEGKVKVNGEVVRELGTKVSSDDKIEVNGIPVEREEKVYYLLYKPRGVISAVKDEKGRKVVTDFFTEVPQRIYPVGRLDYDTSGLILLTNDGEFANLMMHPRYEIEKTYIARVKGIPPKHVLKQLEKGIRLEDGMTAPAKVKMKSFDKRKQKAIIEITVHEGRNRLVRRMFDAIGYPVQKLKRERFAFLTLKGLNAGEFRELTPHEVKQLRTLAETGSIL, encoded by the coding sequence ATGGAACGTTTACAAAAAGTTATTGCCCATGCCGGGATTGCGTCACGTCGAAAAGCGGAACAACTCATAAAAGAGGGGAAAGTAAAAGTTAACGGAGAAGTAGTTCGGGAGCTCGGTACGAAGGTAAGTTCCGACGACAAAATCGAAGTTAATGGAATTCCAGTAGAGCGTGAAGAAAAAGTGTATTATCTTTTATACAAGCCGCGAGGAGTCATTTCTGCTGTGAAAGATGAAAAAGGACGAAAGGTCGTTACGGATTTCTTTACTGAAGTTCCACAGCGCATTTATCCAGTCGGTCGACTAGATTATGATACATCTGGTCTCATTTTATTGACGAACGATGGCGAATTTGCGAATTTAATGATGCATCCGCGCTATGAAATTGAAAAAACATACATTGCCAGGGTCAAAGGAATTCCACCAAAACATGTGTTAAAACAATTGGAGAAGGGAATTCGTTTAGAAGACGGGATGACTGCTCCGGCAAAAGTAAAAATGAAATCTTTTGATAAACGGAAACAAAAAGCAATCATTGAAATTACGGTTCATGAAGGTCGTAACCGACTCGTTCGTCGGATGTTTGACGCCATCGGGTATCCAGTGCAAAAGTTAAAACGTGAACGATTTGCATTTCTAACGTTAAAAGGGTTAAACGCTGGGGAGTTTCGTGAACTTACCCCACATGAAGTCAAACAATTACGAACGCTTGCAGAAACAGGTTCCATCTTATGA
- a CDS encoding GNAT family N-acetyltransferase, giving the protein MLVRYKKAFEKIAMGLLSFMPNEKDLKRLQQTIKQYETDDKWQLFLWKNDDDIIGLIGVIVRDQVVEIQHISVNPSYRDEGIGTSMVKAIKQMYQNYSVQPNAYTASFFEKCDGENE; this is encoded by the coding sequence ATGTTAGTTCGTTACAAAAAAGCATTTGAAAAAATTGCTATGGGTCTACTTTCATTCATGCCGAATGAAAAAGACTTAAAGAGGCTTCAACAAACGATTAAACAATACGAAACAGACGATAAATGGCAATTATTTTTATGGAAAAACGATGATGATATTATTGGTCTTATTGGTGTGATCGTCCGTGATCAAGTAGTTGAAATTCAGCATATTTCTGTGAACCCTTCATATCGGGATGAAGGAATAGGAACTAGTATGGTAAAAGCCATCAAACAAATGTATCAAAATTATTCTGTACAACCGAATGCATATACGGCATCTTTTTTTGAGAAGTGTGACGGAGAAAACGAATAA
- the lysA gene encoding diaminopimelate decarboxylase, giving the protein MHLYGTAKVNEKGHLEIGGVDTVDLAKAYGTPLYVYDVALIRERAKSFKETFEKLGVKAQVAYASKAFSSIAMLQLVEEEGLSLDVVSGGELYTAIAAQFPTEKIHFHGNNKSEAELRMALSHKIGCIVVDNFYELRLLKSLCDELNVETKILLRVTPGIEAHTHDYILTGQEDSKFGFDLQNGQAEQALQIALEEEKFHLLGVHCHIGSQIFETTGFILAARKIIDQLAEWKNQFGFVPEVLNLGGGFGIRYTAEDDPIPAHQYVEEIIEEVKQQTKKHGLPMPEIWIEPGRSLVGDAGSTLYTIGASKEVPQIRKYIAVDGGMSDNIRPALYDAKYEAVLANRVLDPIEETVSIAGKCCESGDMLIWDLPLPKVNEQDLLAVFCTGAYGYAMANNYNRIPRPAVVFVENGEHMLVVKRESYEDLIQLDVPLPSKLKTR; this is encoded by the coding sequence ATGCATTTGTATGGAACGGCAAAAGTAAACGAGAAAGGTCATCTAGAAATTGGAGGAGTTGACACCGTCGACTTAGCAAAAGCGTATGGGACACCTTTATATGTTTATGATGTTGCTTTGATTCGTGAACGGGCGAAAAGTTTTAAAGAAACATTTGAAAAGCTAGGTGTCAAAGCACAAGTGGCTTATGCGAGTAAGGCGTTTTCTTCTATTGCCATGTTACAGCTCGTTGAGGAAGAAGGATTGTCCTTAGATGTCGTATCTGGAGGAGAATTGTATACGGCCATTGCGGCCCAATTCCCGACAGAAAAAATACATTTTCATGGAAACAATAAAAGTGAAGCGGAATTACGAATGGCTCTATCTCACAAAATTGGTTGTATTGTCGTAGATAATTTTTATGAGCTACGTTTATTGAAATCTTTGTGTGATGAATTAAATGTTGAAACAAAAATTTTACTACGGGTAACCCCAGGCATTGAAGCGCATACCCATGATTACATTTTAACAGGTCAAGAGGATTCCAAATTTGGCTTCGACTTGCAAAACGGACAAGCCGAACAAGCATTACAAATTGCGCTTGAAGAGGAGAAGTTCCATCTTCTTGGAGTTCATTGTCATATTGGGTCACAAATTTTTGAAACGACAGGATTTATTTTAGCTGCTCGAAAAATCATTGATCAATTAGCCGAATGGAAAAATCAATTCGGGTTTGTACCGGAAGTGCTTAATTTAGGGGGAGGCTTTGGTATTCGGTATACAGCTGAAGACGACCCGATTCCAGCCCATCAATATGTCGAAGAAATTATCGAAGAAGTGAAACAACAAACGAAGAAGCACGGGCTTCCAATGCCAGAAATTTGGATTGAACCTGGACGTTCTCTCGTGGGAGACGCAGGGTCGACGTTATATACAATTGGAGCTTCAAAAGAAGTTCCCCAAATTCGGAAATACATTGCCGTTGACGGAGGAATGAGTGATAATATTCGTCCGGCGTTGTATGATGCAAAGTACGAAGCTGTACTCGCCAATCGAGTGCTCGACCCTATTGAAGAAACGGTATCTATTGCTGGGAAATGCTGTGAATCTGGTGACATGTTAATATGGGACCTCCCTTTACCAAAAGTAAACGAGCAAGATCTATTAGCTGTTTTTTGCACAGGGGCGTACGGGTATGCGATGGCGAATAATTACAACCGTATTCCTCGTCCAGCGGTCGTGTTTGTAGAAAATGGTGAACATATGCTCGTCGTCAAACGAGAATCATACGAAGATTTAATTCAATTAGATGTTCCCCTCCCTTCCAAATTAAAAACTCGGTAA
- a CDS encoding D-alanyl-D-alanine carboxypeptidase, with translation MRMLVYMIGSFVFLFCSSVYADDNLSLSADSAILMEQDSGRILFEKEAHERKRIASITKIMTAILAIESNKLDEMVTVSERAEHTDGSSIYLKKGEKIKLLDLVYGLMLRSGNDAAVAIAEHVGGSVEGFVFLMNEKAARIGMTNTHFANPHGLDDHEDHYSTAYDMALLMRYAMHNETFREISGTKVYYAPDPEHDWERKWRNKNRLLTELYEYCTGGKTGYTKRAHRTLVTTASKDGENLIAVTLNASDDWNDHITMFEYGFKQYNMVGILEEGTIKAIDQKFYKNKVYLDHRIEYPLTEEEKEAVRVEYKVLKPKENWGNHPPDIVGKAIVYLGEEMIYKTPIYFDDSLIYDSSSWISLFKRLFTAYLGVNNDD, from the coding sequence ATGCGTATGCTTGTATATATGATTGGAAGTTTCGTTTTCCTTTTTTGTTCCAGCGTCTACGCCGACGATAATCTTTCATTAAGTGCAGATAGTGCGATTTTAATGGAACAAGATAGCGGGAGAATTTTATTCGAAAAAGAGGCTCATGAGCGGAAACGAATTGCGAGTATCACGAAAATTATGACGGCCATTTTAGCAATTGAATCGAATAAACTCGATGAGATGGTCACGGTCAGTGAACGCGCCGAACATACGGATGGATCCTCAATTTATTTAAAAAAAGGTGAAAAAATCAAACTGCTCGATTTAGTATATGGATTAATGTTACGTTCTGGAAACGATGCTGCCGTGGCGATAGCGGAACACGTCGGCGGGAGTGTCGAAGGGTTTGTCTTTTTAATGAACGAAAAAGCTGCCAGAATCGGGATGACTAATACCCATTTTGCGAATCCCCATGGGCTGGATGACCATGAAGACCATTATTCAACCGCTTATGATATGGCCTTACTGATGCGATATGCCATGCATAACGAAACGTTCCGGGAAATTTCTGGGACGAAAGTGTATTACGCACCGGACCCTGAACATGACTGGGAGAGAAAATGGAGGAACAAAAACCGTTTGTTAACGGAGCTGTATGAATACTGTACGGGCGGAAAAACTGGTTATACGAAACGGGCTCACCGAACGCTCGTTACAACAGCATCAAAAGATGGGGAGAATTTAATTGCGGTGACGTTAAATGCTTCAGACGACTGGAACGACCATATTACCATGTTTGAATATGGATTTAAACAATATAACATGGTGGGAATTTTGGAAGAAGGCACTATTAAAGCGATTGATCAAAAATTTTACAAAAATAAAGTGTATCTCGACCATCGAATCGAATACCCGCTAACGGAAGAGGAAAAAGAAGCTGTTCGTGTAGAATACAAAGTCTTAAAACCTAAGGAGAATTGGGGAAATCATCCACCGGACATTGTGGGAAAAGCGATTGTTTACTTAGGAGAGGAAATGATTTATAAAACCCCTATTTATTTTGACGATTCTTTAATATATGATTCGTCGTCTTGGATTTCCTTATTTAAGCGGTTATTTACTGCCTATTTAGGTGTGAACAACGATGATTAA
- the scpB gene encoding SMC-Scp complex subunit ScpB, which produces MDIINWKGILESLLFAAGDEGLTLKQVCDVLEIESYQALDIIQQLQMDYENDRNRGIQLVEMAGVYQLVTKKENAVYLKKLVAEASHSSLSQAALETLAIIAYKQPITRMEIEDIRGVRTERPIQTLLSKGLIKEVGRSEGTGRAILYGTTKEFLDCFGLKDLDELPPLPEELEEEFVQEEADLFFEKFQETLQDE; this is translated from the coding sequence TTGGACATCATTAATTGGAAAGGCATCTTAGAAAGTTTATTATTTGCTGCAGGTGATGAAGGACTAACATTAAAACAAGTATGTGATGTACTGGAAATTGAATCATACCAAGCGCTTGATATTATTCAACAACTACAAATGGATTATGAAAACGACCGTAACCGAGGAATTCAACTCGTTGAAATGGCCGGGGTTTATCAGCTCGTAACAAAAAAAGAAAACGCGGTATATTTAAAAAAATTAGTGGCAGAAGCGAGCCATTCGTCTTTATCTCAGGCAGCTTTAGAAACATTGGCGATTATTGCATATAAGCAACCGATCACCCGTATGGAGATTGAAGACATACGCGGAGTGCGCACAGAACGCCCGATACAAACTCTGTTGTCAAAAGGGCTTATAAAAGAAGTTGGACGGTCGGAAGGAACCGGTCGTGCTATTCTTTATGGTACTACAAAGGAATTTCTAGATTGTTTTGGTTTAAAAGACTTAGATGAACTTCCGCCATTACCGGAAGAATTGGAAGAAGAATTTGTTCAAGAGGAAGCCGACTTGTTTTTTGAAAAGTTTCAAGAAACGCTTCAAGACGAATAA
- a CDS encoding superoxide dismutase translates to MREASEYVEKLKQWVQEIKQWTHDENINHGWLQTNIKELEHLLVQVRLPETLPKNQLFQLQQKAGQIDEWIRQQSNGAVWVTTYVVPPGQHQLPQLPYPYNSLEPYISEEIMRLHHDKHHQSYVDGLNKAEQKLQEARKTGDFSLVKHWERELAFHGSGHYLHTIFWENMSPEGGGKPKGDLARTIESYFGSFASFKKQFTEAANQVEGVGWALLVWSPRSRHLEILQSERHMNLTQWDTIPLLVLDVWEHAYYLQYKNDRQTYVNNWWNVVNWNDVEQRFQKAKTLKWKPY, encoded by the coding sequence ATGAGGGAAGCATCTGAGTATGTAGAAAAACTTAAACAGTGGGTGCAAGAAATAAAACAATGGACTCACGACGAAAACATTAACCATGGATGGTTGCAAACGAACATAAAAGAGTTAGAACATTTGTTGGTACAGGTACGTTTACCAGAAACACTACCAAAAAATCAGCTATTTCAACTTCAACAAAAAGCCGGGCAGATCGACGAATGGATTCGTCAACAATCAAATGGGGCCGTTTGGGTAACCACCTACGTCGTTCCACCGGGCCAACACCAATTGCCCCAATTACCATATCCTTATAACAGTTTAGAACCTTATATTTCAGAAGAAATTATGCGCTTGCATCATGATAAGCATCATCAATCCTACGTTGATGGATTGAATAAAGCGGAACAGAAATTACAAGAAGCTCGAAAAACAGGAGATTTTTCACTCGTTAAGCATTGGGAACGTGAATTAGCGTTCCACGGTTCGGGGCACTATTTACACACGATCTTTTGGGAAAATATGTCCCCAGAAGGTGGAGGCAAGCCTAAGGGGGATCTTGCAAGGACGATAGAGTCCTATTTTGGAAGTTTCGCATCTTTTAAGAAGCAATTTACCGAAGCGGCCAATCAAGTGGAAGGAGTCGGTTGGGCACTTCTTGTATGGTCCCCAAGATCAAGGCATTTAGAAATATTACAGTCAGAAAGACATATGAACCTTACGCAGTGGGATACCATTCCACTACTAGTGTTAGATGTGTGGGAGCATGCGTATTACTTACAATATAAGAATGACCGACAAACATACGTTAATAATTGGTGGAACGTCGTCAATTGGAACGATGTTGAACAACGATTTCAAAAAGCCAAGACTTTAAAATGGAAACCGTATTAA